In Mycolicibacterium nivoides, the DNA window AACGGCTTGGTGGTCATCAGGTTCAGCTCACGCAGCACCGACCAGTCCTTGCCGGTGGAGAACAGCGTCTTGCCGTCGTCGAACACCGCCTGAGCCGCGACCGCCGCATCCAGAACCGGCTTGCGCTCCTTGTTGTTGCGGGCTTCCTTCTCCAGGCGCGGCACCGCCTTCTCCAGCGTCTGCATGTCGGCCAGGATCAGCTCGGTCTCGATCACCTCGATGTCCGAGCGCGGGTCCACCCGCCCGTCGACGTGCACCACGTCGTCATCGGCAAACACGCGCACCACCTGACAGATGGCGTCGCACTCGCGGATGTTGGCGAGGAACTTGTTGCCCAGGCCGGCGCCTTCGGAGGCGCCTTTCACGATGCCGGCGATGTCGACGAACGTCACCGGGGCCGGCACGGTCTTCTCCGAGCCGAAGATCTCGGCGAGCTTGTCGAGCCGGGGATCGGGCAACGGCACCACGCCCTCGTTGGGCTCGATGGTCGCAAACGGGTAGTTGGCCGCCAACACGTCATTACGCGTCAGGGCATTGAACAGAGTCGACTTTCCGACGTTCGGCAAACCGACGATTCCCAGGTTCAGGCTCACAGGGAAGACAGTCTAGGCCGGTGTGACAGGCACGCCAGCGCGAGCTGGCAGCACGCGACCAGACTGAGCCGGTACGGTCTACGTGTGTCAGGACAGCGCGCGCAGTCGGCAGTGCCGGCTGACCATCGCTCTGTACACCCGCGATTCGCCGGTGTGCCGTGGTGGGGAGCTGTGCTGCTGGCGATCACCGCAACCGCGATCGGCTTTGCTTTCGACGCCGGTTCGGGCGATCGCGAGCTCAGCTCTGTATTCGCGATCTGCTACTCCCTGGGCTGCCTTCTGGCTGTTCTGACGGTTCAGCAGGCCGGCCTGTTCACCGCCGTGATCCAGCCCCCTCTCATCCTTTTCGTCGCCGTTCCCGGGTCCTATTTCCTGTTCCACGGGGGCCAGCTCGACGGCGTGAAGGACCTGGCGATCAACTGCGGATACCCGCTGATCGAACGCTTCCCGCTGATGCTGTTCCT includes these proteins:
- the ychF gene encoding redox-regulated ATPase YchF, with the protein product MSLNLGIVGLPNVGKSTLFNALTRNDVLAANYPFATIEPNEGVVPLPDPRLDKLAEIFGSEKTVPAPVTFVDIAGIVKGASEGAGLGNKFLANIRECDAICQVVRVFADDDVVHVDGRVDPRSDIEVIETELILADMQTLEKAVPRLEKEARNNKERKPVLDAAVAAQAVFDDGKTLFSTGKDWSVLRELNLMTTKPFLYVFNADESVLTDEAKQAELRALVAPADAVFLDAKIESELIELDDESANELLESIGQTERGLDALARAGFHTLRLQTYLTAGPKESRAWTIHQGDTAPKAAGVIHTDFEKGFIKAEVVSFDDLVEAGSMAAAKAAGKVRMEGKDYVMVDGDVVEFRFNV